A window of Edaphobacter lichenicola contains these coding sequences:
- a CDS encoding DUF1641 domain-containing protein, giving the protein MAKPIAFKPMPVDFKADLARKLEKAPEKHAEALLLAYDVLEEAHRKGLLSMLHGAIGAKDTIFNTLSQYAAAPGGIAAIRNLLTAAKILTELDPEVLDQISKAMAHATKEHQAEREAPSLLQLARRATSEDSRRGLSFMTLVLSGLGRSLKN; this is encoded by the coding sequence ATGGCCAAGCCAATTGCTTTCAAACCGATGCCCGTCGACTTCAAGGCCGATCTTGCGCGCAAGCTGGAGAAGGCTCCAGAGAAGCATGCCGAGGCGCTGCTGCTGGCCTACGATGTGCTGGAAGAGGCGCACCGGAAGGGCCTGCTGAGCATGCTGCACGGCGCGATCGGCGCGAAGGATACGATCTTCAACACGTTGTCGCAGTATGCGGCGGCGCCTGGGGGGATCGCGGCGATCCGTAATCTGCTGACCGCCGCGAAGATCCTGACCGAACTCGATCCAGAGGTGCTCGATCAGATCTCGAAGGCAATGGCGCATGCGACCAAGGAGCATCAGGCGGAGCGAGAGGCACCTAGCCTGTTGCAGCTTGCCAGGCGCGCTACGAGCGAAGACAGCCGCCGCGGACTCTCGTTCATGACGCTGGTGCTCTCCGGGCTGGGCCGGTCGTTGAAGAACTAG
- the fdhF gene encoding formate dehydrogenase subunit alpha, giving the protein MATTKSLLNTPADFSPNTQLTIDGLQVPGRSGELLIDLLNRRTAVSAQKPVPQVCYVKQMGPIESCDTCLVKVNGELARACSTRVTAGMKVETAGEAVDIAQREAFDRILENHMLYCTVCDNNNQNCTIHNTTAVLDVKHQHREYRRKPYEKDMSNPFYRYDPDQCILCGRCVESCQNVQVNETLTIDWESEHPRVLWDGGTKIEGSSCVSCGHCVTVCPCNALMEKSMLGEAGYMTDLPSATLNNMIEVVKGVEPPIGYGPILSLSEMESEMRNERTKRTKTVCTYCAVGCSFEVWTKERHILKIEPTHGPANGISTCIKGKFAWGHINADDRLTKPLLRDGDGFREIEWDEALDIIEHTFKRIKNEHGPDALAFIASSKCTNEESFVMQKLARAVIGTNNVDNCARYCQNPATMGLQRTVGYGGDSGSIADIEKAGLVLIVGANPAENHPVLCTRIKRSHKHRGQRLIVADLRKHEMAERADIFFRPNPSTDAVWMCAVSKYIIDSGLAKMDFVNKWVNHFDEFKKSLEPFTMEYAEKITGVPAATLITVAHEIAAADGTCILFAMGVTQHCGGSDTATALSNLLLVTGNYMRPGAGAYPLRGHNNVQGASDFGSMPNVFSGYQKVDDPDIRAKFEADWGVTLPTTTGLDNHEMIRAIQAGSVKSLYIKGEDTITSDANAGDVGDALSVCEFLIVQDINFSETCRYADLVLPAVPSLEKEGTFTSTERRIQRIYKAIEPLGDAKADWEIIQLVANRMGGNWNYKHPSEIMDEVARLTPLFAGVSYTRLEGFDSLQWPVHADGTDSPLLFTEGFPFPDGKAKFHPVEYIPPSEASSKEFDLHLNNGRLLEHFEQGSMTYRTPGIKEITPNTWVEVSSELAAERGISTGRHVQLTSPYGIVRVQVIVTDRVQGKQLYMPLNSVEEPVNRLTSSFTDRATHTPAYKETAVRMSVLPEQGENPLPRRNFRYGKRTPQPGLEIERKWARKDYHLPGTSAADKLVQITSTTV; this is encoded by the coding sequence ATGGCTACTACGAAATCGCTGCTGAATACCCCTGCCGACTTTAGTCCGAATACACAGTTGACCATTGATGGACTGCAGGTACCTGGGCGTTCCGGAGAACTGTTGATCGACCTGCTGAATCGGCGCACTGCAGTGAGTGCACAGAAGCCTGTGCCACAGGTTTGTTACGTGAAGCAGATGGGCCCTATCGAGAGCTGCGACACCTGCCTGGTGAAGGTGAATGGCGAACTGGCTCGGGCGTGCTCAACCAGAGTGACCGCGGGAATGAAGGTGGAGACCGCTGGCGAGGCCGTGGATATTGCGCAACGCGAGGCCTTCGATCGCATCCTCGAGAACCACATGCTGTACTGCACGGTGTGCGACAACAACAATCAAAACTGCACGATCCACAACACGACGGCCGTTCTCGATGTGAAGCATCAGCACCGCGAGTACAGACGGAAGCCGTATGAGAAGGATATGTCGAACCCGTTCTACCGCTACGATCCGGACCAGTGCATTCTGTGTGGGCGTTGCGTGGAGTCGTGCCAGAACGTGCAGGTGAATGAGACGCTGACGATCGACTGGGAGAGCGAGCATCCGCGGGTGCTGTGGGATGGCGGAACGAAGATCGAGGGTTCGAGCTGCGTCTCGTGCGGGCACTGCGTCACGGTGTGTCCCTGCAACGCGCTGATGGAGAAGTCGATGCTGGGCGAGGCGGGATACATGACCGACCTGCCGTCCGCGACGCTGAACAACATGATCGAAGTGGTGAAGGGTGTCGAGCCGCCGATTGGGTACGGGCCTATCCTTTCGCTCTCTGAGATGGAGTCGGAGATGCGCAACGAGCGCACCAAACGCACCAAGACGGTGTGCACCTACTGCGCGGTTGGATGCAGCTTCGAGGTGTGGACGAAGGAGCGCCACATCCTGAAGATCGAGCCAACGCATGGGCCGGCGAATGGGATCTCCACCTGCATCAAAGGTAAGTTTGCTTGGGGCCACATCAACGCAGATGACCGGCTGACGAAACCATTGCTGCGCGATGGAGACGGCTTTCGCGAGATCGAGTGGGACGAGGCGCTCGACATCATCGAACACACCTTCAAACGGATCAAGAACGAACATGGTCCGGACGCGCTGGCGTTTATTGCTTCTTCGAAGTGCACCAATGAAGAGAGCTTCGTGATGCAGAAGCTGGCACGCGCGGTGATCGGGACCAACAACGTCGACAACTGCGCCCGCTACTGCCAGAACCCTGCGACGATGGGGCTGCAACGTACCGTTGGTTATGGCGGCGATTCGGGTTCGATTGCAGATATCGAAAAGGCCGGGCTGGTGTTGATCGTTGGAGCGAATCCTGCTGAGAATCACCCCGTGCTCTGTACGCGGATCAAGCGCTCGCATAAGCATCGCGGGCAGCGACTGATCGTCGCGGATCTGCGCAAGCATGAGATGGCTGAACGCGCGGACATCTTCTTCCGTCCGAACCCTTCGACCGATGCCGTGTGGATGTGCGCGGTGTCGAAGTACATTATCGACAGCGGCCTGGCGAAGATGGACTTCGTCAACAAGTGGGTGAATCACTTCGACGAGTTCAAGAAGTCGCTTGAGCCGTTCACAATGGAGTATGCCGAGAAGATTACGGGCGTTCCTGCTGCCACGTTGATCACCGTGGCACATGAGATTGCGGCGGCGGATGGCACCTGCATCCTGTTTGCGATGGGTGTGACGCAGCATTGCGGCGGGTCGGATACGGCGACGGCGCTCTCGAATCTGCTGCTGGTGACTGGAAACTATATGCGGCCTGGGGCGGGCGCTTATCCGCTGCGCGGCCATAACAATGTGCAGGGAGCGAGCGACTTCGGCTCTATGCCAAATGTCTTTTCTGGATACCAAAAAGTCGATGACCCGGACATCCGCGCAAAGTTTGAAGCGGATTGGGGCGTTACCCTTCCCACCACCACAGGACTCGACAATCACGAGATGATCCGTGCCATTCAGGCCGGCTCTGTCAAGAGCCTCTACATCAAAGGAGAGGACACTATCACCTCCGATGCCAACGCGGGCGACGTTGGCGACGCACTCAGCGTGTGCGAGTTCCTTATCGTGCAGGACATCAACTTCTCCGAGACCTGCCGATATGCCGACCTCGTCCTCCCTGCTGTTCCCTCGCTCGAAAAAGAGGGCACCTTCACCAGCACAGAGCGCCGCATCCAGCGAATCTACAAAGCGATCGAGCCGCTGGGCGATGCGAAGGCCGACTGGGAGATTATTCAGCTGGTCGCTAATCGAATGGGCGGTAATTGGAACTACAAACATCCCTCCGAGATTATGGATGAGGTGGCGCGACTGACTCCGCTGTTTGCAGGCGTGAGCTATACGCGGCTGGAGGGCTTCGACAGCCTGCAGTGGCCGGTGCATGCGGATGGAACCGACTCGCCGCTATTGTTTACCGAGGGCTTCCCCTTCCCTGATGGCAAGGCGAAGTTCCATCCGGTCGAATACATTCCGCCTAGTGAAGCGAGCAGCAAAGAGTTCGACCTGCACCTTAACAATGGCCGATTGCTGGAGCACTTCGAGCAGGGCAGCATGACCTATCGCACGCCGGGGATCAAAGAGATTACGCCGAACACCTGGGTGGAGGTCTCCTCCGAGCTCGCCGCCGAGCGCGGCATCAGCACGGGCCGCCACGTCCAACTCACCAGCCCCTACGGCATCGTCCGCGTGCAGGTCATCGTCACCGATCGTGTTCAGGGGAAACAACTCTACATGCCCCTGAACTCGGTTGAGGAGCCGGTGAACCGGTTGACCAGCAGCTTTACCGATCGCGCCACCCATACACCGGCTTACAAAGAGACGGCGGTGCGCATGTCGGTGCTGCCGGAGCAGGGGGAGAATCCTCTGCCGCGCAGGAACTTCCGTTATGGCAAGCGTACGCCGCAGCCCGGTCTCGAGATTGAACGCAAGTGGGCGCGCAAGGACTACCATCTGCCGGGAACATCGGCTGCCGACAAGCTGGTTCAGATTACGTCCACCACCGTCTAA
- a CDS encoding CCA tRNA nucleotidyltransferase has translation MSELWGENARYRAAREIVVSLRATGHTAYFAGGCVRDLLLGVEAKDFDVATSATPDVVMGMFAKTYSVGAHFGVVLVCSPEEDGGEIATEVATFRHDGAYSDGRRPDAVRFSTDPREDVQRRDFTINGMLFDPLAGPGEEAILDFVGGREDLTKHRVRTIGVAKDRFAEDKLRMLRAVRFAARLEFEVDSATAAAIKELAAEITQVSLERIRDELTLMLTEGHARRAFEMLYEYDLLQHILPEVVKMRGVEQPPQFHPEGDVWVHTMLLLEKLTPGVSATLAWGALLHDVGKPATFRPPDPKKPGDRIRFDGHVEVGVRIAEAVLARLRFSNEETEQIVALVKNHMRFGDVLEMRESTLKRFLRLPKFDEHLRLHWMDCMSAHGDLRLYEFARERYEAAPVEEMRPKLLVTGRDLIAAGYRPSPQFKEMLEAAEDAQLEGVVTTTAEGLALVRERWREP, from the coding sequence ATGAGCGAGCTTTGGGGCGAGAACGCGAGGTACAGGGCGGCGCGAGAGATCGTGGTGTCTCTGCGTGCGACTGGGCACACGGCTTATTTCGCAGGCGGATGTGTGCGCGATCTTCTGCTTGGAGTTGAGGCGAAGGACTTCGATGTGGCTACGAGCGCGACGCCGGATGTGGTGATGGGGATGTTTGCGAAGACTTATTCGGTGGGGGCGCACTTTGGGGTGGTACTGGTTTGCTCGCCGGAGGAAGACGGCGGGGAGATTGCTACCGAGGTTGCTACCTTTCGGCATGATGGGGCTTACAGCGATGGGAGGAGGCCGGATGCGGTGCGTTTTTCGACTGATCCGCGCGAGGATGTGCAGCGGCGCGACTTCACGATCAATGGGATGCTGTTCGATCCGCTGGCTGGGCCGGGTGAAGAGGCGATTCTCGATTTCGTTGGTGGGCGTGAGGACCTGACGAAGCATCGGGTGCGGACGATTGGCGTCGCGAAGGATCGGTTTGCCGAAGACAAACTGCGGATGCTGCGGGCGGTGCGGTTTGCGGCGAGGCTGGAGTTCGAAGTTGATTCTGCGACGGCTGCGGCGATCAAAGAGCTTGCCGCGGAGATCACGCAGGTCAGTCTGGAGCGGATTCGCGATGAGTTGACGCTGATGTTGACGGAGGGGCATGCGCGACGGGCGTTCGAGATGCTGTATGAGTACGATTTGTTGCAGCACATTCTGCCTGAGGTGGTGAAGATGCGCGGGGTGGAGCAGCCGCCGCAGTTTCACCCGGAGGGCGATGTTTGGGTGCATACGATGCTGCTGCTGGAGAAGCTGACGCCGGGCGTGTCGGCGACGCTGGCGTGGGGAGCACTGCTGCACGATGTCGGCAAGCCGGCGACGTTTCGTCCGCCTGATCCGAAGAAGCCGGGGGACCGCATCCGCTTCGATGGGCATGTTGAGGTGGGAGTGCGCATCGCTGAGGCGGTTCTTGCGCGGCTGCGATTTTCGAATGAAGAGACCGAACAGATCGTCGCGCTGGTGAAGAACCATATGCGATTTGGTGACGTTCTCGAGATGCGCGAGTCGACGCTGAAGCGGTTTCTTCGGCTGCCGAAGTTTGATGAGCACCTTAGACTGCACTGGATGGATTGCATGTCGGCGCATGGCGATCTGCGGCTGTATGAGTTTGCGCGCGAGCGGTATGAAGCTGCGCCGGTCGAAGAGATGCGGCCGAAACTGCTGGTGACGGGGCGGGATCTGATTGCTGCGGGGTATCGTCCGAGTCCGCAGTTCAAGGAGATGCTGGAGGCTGCGGAGGATGCTCAGCTGGAGGGTGTCGTGACGACCACCGCAGAGGGGCTGGCGTTGGTGAGAGAACGGTGGCGTGAGCCCTAA
- the kdsA gene encoding 3-deoxy-8-phosphooctulonate synthase, giving the protein MTHSFDIGSAAHQVPVGRGKLFLIAGPCVIESESHARMMADVIQRIASDLGVPYIFKASYDKANRTSIKSFRGPGLVEGCRILRSIGESTGLPVLTDVHTAVDCDAVAEAVDVLQIPAFLCRQTDLLIAAAEATKRTGGAINVKKGQFVAPLDMRHAVEKIRESGNDRVSLTERGASFGYNNLVVDMRSLPVMRGFAPVVFDGTHSVQTPSAGNGVSGGQPEFIPVLARAAVAAGVDGVFLEVHNNPAEAKSDGANALHLNHLKAVLEQLLAVHAAVR; this is encoded by the coding sequence GTGACTCATTCCTTCGATATCGGAAGTGCAGCCCATCAGGTCCCGGTTGGCCGGGGCAAGCTTTTTCTCATCGCGGGACCGTGTGTGATCGAGTCCGAGAGCCATGCACGCATGATGGCCGACGTGATCCAGCGCATCGCCTCCGACCTCGGTGTTCCTTACATCTTCAAGGCCAGCTACGATAAGGCCAATCGCACCTCGATCAAGAGCTTTCGCGGGCCTGGTCTGGTGGAGGGCTGCCGGATCTTGCGCTCAATCGGCGAGAGCACGGGTCTGCCCGTGTTGACCGATGTTCACACTGCGGTTGACTGTGACGCCGTGGCCGAGGCTGTGGATGTGCTGCAGATTCCGGCGTTTCTCTGCCGCCAGACAGATCTGCTGATCGCCGCTGCCGAGGCGACGAAGAGGACCGGCGGCGCGATCAACGTGAAGAAGGGCCAGTTCGTCGCGCCGTTGGACATGCGCCATGCGGTGGAGAAGATTCGCGAGAGCGGAAACGATCGCGTCTCGCTAACGGAGCGCGGTGCGAGCTTCGGATACAACAACCTGGTGGTAGATATGCGCTCACTGCCCGTGATGCGCGGGTTTGCTCCGGTGGTCTTCGATGGCACGCATTCCGTCCAGACGCCCTCTGCGGGCAATGGCGTGAGTGGAGGACAGCCGGAGTTTATCCCTGTGCTGGCACGTGCGGCGGTCGCTGCTGGCGTCGATGGTGTCTTTCTCGAGGTGCATAACAATCCGGCGGAGGCGAAGTCCGACGGAGCCAATGCGCTTCATCTAAACCATCTGAAGGCTGTGCTGGAGCAGTTGCTGGCTGTGCACGCCGCCGTTCGCTAG